Sequence from the Deltaproteobacteria bacterium genome:
ACCGCCAGGGACTATTCCTGACTGGCACCAAAAGATTGTAGATCGCCGTCGCTGGGAGTAAGGATAGGGCGTTGCGATAATGGGAAAGATAAAGATCGGCGGGGTAATGCAGAGTGAAGGGCGGGCCTTGTTGAGGGTCCTCTCCGTTCCTGATCGACCGGGGGTGGCAGGAACCCTGCTGAGCGTTCTGGGCCAGAATGGGGTCAACATTGAGTTTTTGGTGGAAGGTTCGGACATTGAGGGCTACGGAAATTTTGCCATCTGCATAGATCAGAAGGATCTAGACGCCGCCTTAGGTATCCTGGAGTCGGTGAAGAATAGCATCGATGCCAGAGGGATCTCCTATGTACCCGATGTGGCCGTTTTGAGCGTCTTCGGTCCTCACCTGAGGGAGAAACCCCGGGTCCCCGGGGCGATGTTTAACGCCCTGGCCAGCAATGGTATCAACGTCATCGCCATCAGCACCTCCATATCCAGTGTCTCCTGTGTCATTGAGGCCGTTTACCTGGATGAAGCCGTTCAAGCCTTGCATGACGCCTTTGAGATACCCTTTTTTGACGTAAAGAAACGCCCTCAAGATTATTAGTCCCCCAGATTCTATATATGGTTCAAGGATTCAAGGGCTCAAGTAATTTGTCTTCCACTATAATCCTAGACCCCTGGAACCCTTAAACCCTTTCTTTATCAAAGGATGAAAGGAGAGATTGGGCCCTCTTTTGGTCTTTAAAAGTCTACCTTCCCTTTTTCCTCTCCCAAACCCTTTAGGTGGCAGACGTCGTTGAGCAATGATACTATCCATTTACCGTCTCGATAATGAAAGCAGTTGATGGCTGCAGTATCTTGGCCGATGTGCCAGAAGCGGGAGTTGTCCAAACCTAGCAGGGCGCAGATCACTACCTTCAGGACCACCCGATGGGAGACCAGGGCCACTACCCCCTGGGGGTGGCGGGTAATTATATCCTCAATGGCCTCCATGGCCCTTGAGCGCACCTCATCCAACCCCTCCCCCCTGGGAAAGATCACCCGATGGGGCTCTTGCTGCCACTTCTGATAGAGATCGGGGTATCTCTCCTTTACCTCTTTGTGATGTATTCCCTCCCACTCGCCAAAATGCAGATCGTTGAGCCCAGCCAGGCATTGCACCTCCATCTTATGAAAACGGGCGATGACCTCCGCCGTCTCCTTGGCCCGGGAGAGGGGGCTGGAATAAACGGCCGAGAGCTCCTCTTCCTTCAACCGCTCACCAACTAAAAGGGCCTCCTCTTTGCCCACCTCATCCAGGGGAACGTCCTTAGTACCCCGGAATATCTGCTCCTTGTTCCAGATGGTGCGACCATGGCGCACCAAAAACACCTTGATCATAGCCCTTTCAGCCCCTCGCGCAGCTTCCCTAGACGCTCCATTATCGGGGGAGACCCCTTTACCTTCCGACGATTTCTCCCCGCGTGAAAACCGCCTCCAGGGTGTACCCCTCCTCGGCCAACCTCTCCTTCCCGCCCTCTTGCCTGTCCACCAAGGCCAAGACCTGAACCACCTGCAGGCCATGCTCTTCTGCGACCCTGATGGCCTTCAGGAGGGAGCCTCCGGTGGTGACCACATCCTCCACAATAGCGACCTTGGCCCCCTTTTTCAGGGCCTTGTCCCCCTCTATCCAGAGCCCCTTACCGTGCCCCTTGGGCTCCTTTCTGATGATGAAGGCGGCGATGGGGTCACCCTCCATATAACTGGCCAGGGCCACGGAAGTCACGATGGGGTCCGCCCCCAAGGTGGGTCCCCCCACGGCCTCGACCCTCCCTCTGACCATCTCATATAGGACCTTTCCCACCAGGTATACCCCTTCGGGGTCGAGGGTGGTCTGTTTGCCGTCGATGTAAAAGGTGCTCTTGCGCCCAGAGGTCAGGGTAACCTCCCGCTCCTCATAGGATTTCTCCCGCAAGATCTCCAGGAGGCGTTCTCTGTTACCCATCTCACACCTCTTTGATGAAGAAATCTAGTTGTGCCTTGTCTTGAGGAGGGCTTACAGGATACTGGCCTGTAAAACATGCGTAACAGAATTCTTCCTCCAGCGGGGCCACACACCTCTTTAGCCCCTCCAGACTGAGGTATCCCAGGGACTGGACCCGGAGGTACCTCCTGATCTCCTCCACCGAATGGGAGGAGGCGATGAGCTCTTCTCTGGTGGGGGTGTCTATACCGTAAAAACAGGGGCTCATGATGGGGGGGGAGCTAATCCGCACATGTATCTCCTTGGCCCCGGAGTTGCGGATCATCCGCATGTTCTTCCTCACCGTGGTCCCCCGCACGATGGAGTCATCCAAGACCACTACCCTCTTGTCCCTGATGGCCTCTTTAACAGAGTTGAGTTTTATCTTTACCCCGAAGTGTCTGATGG
This genomic interval carries:
- a CDS encoding ACT domain-containing protein, translated to MGKIKIGGVMQSEGRALLRVLSVPDRPGVAGTLLSVLGQNGVNIEFLVEGSDIEGYGNFAICIDQKDLDAALGILESVKNSIDARGISYVPDVAVLSVFGPHLREKPRVPGAMFNALASNGINVIAISTSISSVSCVIEAVYLDEAVQALHDAFEIPFFDVKKRPQDY
- the pyrE gene encoding orotate phosphoribosyltransferase, which gives rise to MGNRERLLEILREKSYEEREVTLTSGRKSTFYIDGKQTTLDPEGVYLVGKVLYEMVRGRVEAVGGPTLGADPIVTSVALASYMEGDPIAAFIIRKEPKGHGKGLWIEGDKALKKGAKVAIVEDVVTTGGSLLKAIRVAEEHGLQVVQVLALVDRQEGGKERLAEEGYTLEAVFTRGEIVGR
- a CDS encoding histidine phosphatase family protein; this encodes MIKVFLVRHGRTIWNKEQIFRGTKDVPLDEVGKEEALLVGERLKEEELSAVYSSPLSRAKETAEVIARFHKMEVQCLAGLNDLHFGEWEGIHHKEVKERYPDLYQKWQQEPHRVIFPRGEGLDEVRSRAMEAIEDIITRHPQGVVALVSHRVVLKVVICALLGLDNSRFWHIGQDTAAINCFHYRDGKWIVSLLNDVCHLKGLGEEKGKVDF